The following proteins are encoded in a genomic region of Deltaproteobacteria bacterium:
- a CDS encoding branched-chain amino acid ABC transporter permease encodes MVITLQILLYGLINGALYGSVGLGLSLVFGVMSYLNVAHGALIMGAAYTCFWLVHLLKIDPFLSVVIIAPAFFILGLVLYKILFNPLKGFSEGQKTKNSLLISFGLLLILSNLATLLWTADERAVTPDYAGLVLQVFGLRIPYIGIGAVSFAVLVTILLDLFLARTYFGKGIRAASQDHEAAAMMGINVELTYLVSFGIGVALAAVPGVMVSLSSFNPAVSFELTNKALVVIILAGVGSVYGVLLGGLSLGIAEAIGVLFLGAAYREVIGLVLFVFFLLLRPQGLMGRKS; translated from the coding sequence ATGGTCATTACCCTTCAAATTCTTTTATACGGCCTGATTAACGGGGCCCTTTACGGATCGGTCGGTCTGGGGCTGTCACTCGTTTTCGGGGTCATGAGTTATTTGAACGTAGCCCATGGCGCCCTCATCATGGGGGCCGCTTATACCTGTTTCTGGCTCGTCCATCTGTTGAAGATAGATCCCTTCCTGTCGGTAGTGATCATAGCCCCGGCCTTTTTTATTCTGGGTCTCGTCCTTTACAAAATCCTATTTAATCCCCTTAAAGGGTTTTCCGAAGGTCAGAAGACCAAAAATTCCCTTTTGATATCTTTCGGACTTCTCCTGATCCTCTCCAACCTGGCCACCCTTCTCTGGACAGCCGATGAAAGGGCCGTAACCCCGGATTATGCCGGACTGGTCTTACAGGTTTTCGGCCTGCGCATACCCTATATCGGTATCGGCGCTGTCAGTTTTGCCGTGCTGGTCACCATTCTCCTCGACCTCTTTCTGGCCAGGACTTATTTCGGCAAAGGCATTCGGGCCGCATCCCAGGACCACGAGGCCGCTGCCATGATGGGTATCAACGTCGAACTCACCTATCTGGTCTCCTTCGGAATCGGTGTGGCTCTGGCTGCCGTGCCGGGCGTCATGGTCTCTTTATCCTCCTTCAACCCGGCGGTCTCTTTTGAGTTGACCAATAAGGCCCTGGTGGTGATCATCCTTGCCGGAGTTGGAAGCGTTTACGGGGTCCTGCTGGGCGGTTTATCCCTCGGTATTGCCGAGGCTATTGGCGTTCTTTTTCTTGGAGCCGCCTACCGTGAGGTCATCGGTCTGGTGCTTTTTGTATTTTTTCTTCTGCTCCGGCCCCAGGGGTTGATGGGGAGAAAGTCCTGA
- a CDS encoding ABC transporter ATP-binding protein, with the protein MLRIEQVDGYYLDFQALWDISLTVEKEEIVALIGSNGSGKSSVLRAISGFLKPEKGTITIEGEQIQKMPPQDRVRLGISLVPEGRRLFPEMTVLENLEMGAYIKSARKAKEETLEWVFQTFPRLKDRTGQTARTLSGGEQQMLAIARGLMSRPKLLLVDEVSLGLAPIIVQSIYKTLQEINRTLNMTILLVEQNVRMALDVAHKGYVIENGRIVGQGTAQELLNDEQVKNAYLALS; encoded by the coding sequence GTGCTTAGGATAGAGCAGGTTGATGGTTATTATCTGGATTTCCAGGCCTTATGGGATATTTCGCTGACCGTGGAAAAGGAAGAGATCGTCGCCCTTATCGGGTCCAACGGCTCAGGGAAAAGCAGCGTGCTTCGAGCTATATCCGGTTTTTTGAAACCGGAAAAAGGGACGATCACGATAGAAGGCGAGCAGATCCAAAAGATGCCGCCCCAGGACAGGGTAAGGCTGGGGATTTCCCTTGTGCCGGAAGGCCGCCGACTCTTTCCAGAGATGACGGTGCTTGAGAACCTTGAAATGGGCGCCTATATTAAAAGTGCGCGAAAGGCTAAAGAGGAAACCCTGGAGTGGGTCTTTCAGACCTTTCCGAGACTCAAGGACAGGACCGGGCAGACAGCCCGTACCTTGAGCGGGGGAGAACAACAGATGTTGGCCATTGCCCGAGGGCTGATGTCCCGGCCTAAACTCCTGCTCGTGGACGAGGTTTCCCTGGGGCTGGCGCCCATCATTGTGCAGAGCATCTATAAAACCCTCCAGGAAATAAACCGGACACTGAACATGACCATACTCCTGGTTGAACAAAATGTGCGAATGGCCCTGGACGTAGCCCACAAAGGATATGTAATAGAAAATGGGCGCATTGTCGGCCAGGGAACGGCCCAGGAACTTCTAAACGATGAACAGGTAAAAAATGCCTATCTGGCTCTGAGCTAA
- a CDS encoding ABC transporter ATP-binding protein, producing the protein MSLLEARKLAKSFGGLTVIADISFTLKGGETLGIIGPNGSGKTTLFNMISGFLKPDRGTLTFLGEDITNRDASSVCQKGIARTFQIVRPFLQLTTLENVAAGRAYGSEPARRLKEALKEAAEILDLVGLGNKIKVPAGRLTLIDRKRLEIARALATRPNLLLLDEVFAGLNHTEVEEALRLIATIKTRGITLMIVEHVIKVILGVSDRVIVISSGGKIFEGLPREAIEDKKVCAAYLGENFCA; encoded by the coding sequence ATGTCCCTTTTAGAAGCGCGGAAGTTGGCCAAATCCTTTGGCGGTCTCACTGTGATTGCCGATATCTCCTTTACGCTTAAGGGCGGGGAGACGTTGGGCATCATCGGGCCGAACGGCTCGGGAAAGACCACGTTGTTCAACATGATATCCGGTTTTCTCAAACCGGACAGGGGCACCCTGACCTTTTTGGGTGAAGATATAACGAACCGGGATGCTTCCAGCGTTTGCCAAAAAGGTATAGCCAGGACGTTTCAGATTGTCAGACCCTTTCTCCAGTTGACCACGCTGGAAAATGTGGCCGCCGGAAGGGCCTACGGCAGTGAGCCGGCCAGGAGGCTCAAAGAGGCGCTAAAAGAGGCGGCAGAGATACTGGACCTGGTTGGATTGGGGAATAAAATAAAGGTTCCGGCCGGCCGGCTCACCCTTATCGACCGGAAAAGGCTCGAAATAGCCCGGGCCCTGGCGACAAGGCCTAACCTCCTTCTGTTGGACGAGGTTTTTGCCGGGTTGAATCATACCGAGGTAGAAGAGGCCCTTCGCCTTATCGCAACCATCAAGACCCGCGGTATTACCCTGATGATTGTTGAGCATGTGATAAAAGTAATTCTCGGTGTTTCAGACAGGGTAATCGTCATTAGCTCGGGCGGCAAAATATTTGAAGGCTTGCCCCGGGAGGCCATAGAAGATAAAAAGGTTTGCGCAGCCTATTTGGGAGAAAATTTCTGTGCTTAG
- a CDS encoding gamma carbonic anhydrase family protein, producing the protein MAFYEFEGKRPRVDLKTFVHPEAVLIGDVQIEAGCYLGTGAVLRGDIGIIRIGEGSNVQENVIIHTFPGKTTRLHRETHIGHGSILHGCEIHSQVLVGMGAIIADGVTIHSRCIIGAGCFVPFNKEIPKGSLVIGSPAKIVQALSPEQIVQIREGLAFYQVLAQRYLASFKKIG; encoded by the coding sequence ATGGCTTTTTATGAATTTGAAGGAAAACGGCCTCGGGTCGATCTTAAAACCTTTGTGCATCCGGAGGCCGTATTGATAGGGGATGTCCAAATTGAAGCCGGTTGTTACCTCGGGACGGGTGCTGTTCTTAGGGGTGATATAGGCATCATTCGGATCGGCGAAGGTTCCAACGTCCAAGAAAACGTAATCATCCATACTTTTCCGGGAAAGACCACCCGACTCCACCGGGAAACGCATATCGGTCATGGCAGTATCCTCCATGGCTGTGAAATTCACAGCCAGGTCCTGGTAGGGATGGGGGCGATCATTGCCGATGGGGTCACTATTCATTCCCGCTGCATTATCGGCGCGGGGTGCTTTGTCCCCTTTAATAAGGAAATTCCTAAGGGAAGTCTGGTCATAGGTTCTCCCGCCAAAATTGTTCAAGCATTGAGTCCGGAACAGATAGTGCAAATCAGAGAAGGTCTGGCCTTTTACCAGGTATTGGCGCAACGGTACCTGGCCTCTTTTAAAAAAATTGGTTAG
- a CDS encoding branched-chain amino acid ABC transporter permease translates to MNSNHIRTILVFVFLSLLVTLPLWSSRYIVNVLLLILVHATLASMWNLLAGYSGMISLGQQMFVGIGGYTLAVLSVFYGVPIVISVFLGGLVSAVLALFISLPIFRMKGVYFAIGTWVIAEALGICFSNWGYVRYGMGMFIHPAYRLSMSVVYYAALIMAIGAISLIYLLLRSKLGLGLMAIRDDDVASEAMGVNIFLCKFTCFLLSAFVSGMAAGILYLNAIFIQPFEAFGIGWTVKLLFIVIIGGIGTIEGPLLGAAIYVLLQQFLSEYVGYNMIILGAITITVILSAPEGIIGTFQKKIGFELFPLRRK, encoded by the coding sequence ATGAACTCAAACCATATACGAACCATTTTGGTGTTCGTTTTTCTATCCCTGCTGGTTACCTTGCCTCTCTGGTCTTCACGCTATATCGTCAACGTCTTGTTGTTGATCCTGGTTCATGCCACGTTAGCTTCCATGTGGAATCTCCTGGCCGGCTATTCGGGAATGATTTCCCTGGGACAACAAATGTTTGTCGGAATCGGCGGGTACACCCTGGCCGTATTATCGGTTTTTTATGGGGTTCCTATTGTTATAAGTGTATTTTTAGGGGGGCTTGTTTCTGCTGTCCTGGCCTTGTTTATTTCTCTGCCCATTTTTAGGATGAAAGGGGTTTATTTTGCCATAGGAACCTGGGTCATCGCCGAGGCGTTGGGTATCTGCTTCAGCAATTGGGGGTACGTCCGCTATGGAATGGGAATGTTTATCCACCCGGCCTACAGACTTTCGATGTCTGTTGTTTATTATGCCGCCTTGATCATGGCTATCGGCGCGATCTCTCTTATTTACCTCTTGCTCCGGTCCAAATTGGGGCTGGGACTGATGGCTATCAGGGATGATGATGTGGCTTCCGAGGCCATGGGGGTCAATATCTTCCTTTGCAAATTTACCTGTTTCTTACTCAGTGCCTTTGTTTCAGGAATGGCGGCCGGAATCTTATATTTGAATGCTATTTTCATACAGCCCTTTGAAGCCTTCGGCATCGGCTGGACGGTAAAACTTTTATTTATTGTGATTATCGGAGGAATTGGTACGATTGAAGGTCCCCTGCTGGGGGCCGCCATTTACGTGCTCCTTCAACAATTTCTTTCGGAATATGTGGGCTACAATATGATTATTCTGGGCGCGATCACCATCACGGTCATCCTCTCAGCACCCGAAGGGATAATCGGAACTTTTCAGAAAAAAATTGGTTTTGAATTGTTTCCCTTACGGAGAAAATAA